A single Campylobacter hyointestinalis subsp. hyointestinalis DNA region contains:
- the abc-f gene encoding ribosomal protection-like ABC-F family protein, whose product MALIDLIGVSKKFGDKEILKEVDFSVNEKERIAIIGKNGGGKSTMMKILCGAYEIDSGRVITQNGISIQMLAQSPKFDEHLSVREALNNELKEIFDARSEYEITLNFISNDPQNKELLHKQDDLIKFIESKDGWNIENKIERVLDSFVLREYEDRPVSSLSGGEIRRVALGALILKKPDILLLDEPTNHLDVYMVRFLEELLLSSNQTIVFISHDRYFIDRLATRSVEIEDGNLMSFDGGYANYLTKKEEILKSLSKSHETLIKQLKSEEEWLRRGVKARLKRNEGRKQRVFAMREEAKKNPSLIRKVKLELERASKSFNQGGLNQNRKKMLFECKNLSKTLAGKELFKDFNARVLQGERIGIVGPNGSGKSTLLKIILGELEASSGTINRGDIKIGYFDQTRRGIDDDKSLIELFCPNGGDHIIVRGRNYHVYGYLKNFLFPKEFLDKPVSVLSGGEKNRLALALLFTKEYDCLILDEPTNDLDIATINILEEYLLSFEGAILIVSHDRYFIDKITNKLWAYEHGKIEQIYMEYSEYLDIEEELKQLNDMEKEFEANDQVKEKQKTAPIKLSYKQNQILQNHPALIEEIENRIKELNHALSVPEIYQKVGLQVLFEELEEKKGELNSLENEYFEVLELSQK is encoded by the coding sequence ATGGCGCTCATAGATCTGATCGGTGTAAGTAAAAAATTTGGTGACAAAGAGATACTAAAAGAGGTAGATTTTAGTGTAAATGAAAAAGAAAGAATCGCTATCATAGGAAAAAACGGTGGCGGAAAAAGCACTATGATGAAGATCTTGTGTGGTGCTTACGAAATAGATAGTGGTAGGGTCATAACGCAAAACGGAATTTCTATCCAAATGTTAGCTCAATCACCGAAATTTGACGAACATTTGAGCGTGCGAGAAGCATTAAATAATGAGCTAAAAGAGATATTTGACGCTAGAAGCGAGTATGAAATAACTTTAAATTTTATCTCAAATGATCCTCAAAATAAAGAATTGCTTCACAAGCAAGATGATCTTATTAAATTTATAGAAAGCAAAGACGGTTGGAATATCGAAAATAAAATAGAACGTGTGCTAGATAGTTTTGTTCTTAGAGAGTATGAAGATCGTCCGGTTAGCTCTCTTAGTGGAGGTGAAATTCGCCGTGTAGCTTTGGGTGCTTTGATACTCAAAAAACCAGATATTTTGCTACTTGATGAGCCTACGAACCACCTTGATGTTTATATGGTCAGATTTTTAGAAGAACTGCTTCTTAGTTCAAATCAAACTATAGTTTTTATAAGCCACGATAGATATTTTATAGATAGACTTGCTACTCGCTCTGTCGAGATAGAAGATGGGAATTTGATGAGTTTTGATGGAGGATATGCAAATTATCTGACTAAAAAAGAAGAGATTTTAAAGTCCTTATCTAAAAGCCACGAAACGCTTATAAAACAGCTAAAAAGCGAAGAAGAATGGCTAAGGCGTGGAGTAAAAGCTAGACTTAAAAGAAATGAAGGTAGAAAACAAAGAGTTTTTGCTATGCGAGAGGAAGCTAAGAAAAATCCTAGCCTTATTCGCAAAGTTAAACTTGAGCTTGAGCGTGCTTCAAAGAGCTTTAATCAAGGCGGACTTAACCAAAATCGTAAAAAAATGCTTTTTGAATGTAAAAATCTTTCAAAAACTCTCGCAGGAAAAGAACTTTTTAAAGATTTTAATGCACGTGTTTTGCAAGGCGAGCGTATAGGTATAGTCGGCCCAAATGGAAGTGGAAAATCTACTTTGCTAAAGATAATTTTAGGCGAACTTGAAGCTAGTAGTGGTACTATAAACCGTGGAGATATAAAGATAGGATATTTTGATCAGACAAGACGCGGTATAGATGATGATAAATCGCTCATAGAGCTATTTTGTCCAAATGGCGGTGATCACATCATCGTACGTGGGCGTAATTATCATGTGTATGGGTATCTAAAGAACTTTTTATTTCCAAAAGAGTTTTTAGACAAACCGGTTTCTGTTTTGAGTGGAGGAGAGAAAAATCGCCTAGCCCTAGCACTACTTTTTACAAAAGAATATGATTGTTTGATACTTGATGAGCCTACAAATGATCTTGATATCGCTACTATAAATATTTTAGAAGAGTATTTATTAAGCTTTGAGGGGGCTATACTTATAGTCAGCCACGATAGATATTTTATAGATAAGATAACAAACAAACTTTGGGCTTATGAACACGGCAAAATAGAACAAATTTATATGGAATATAGCGAATATTTAGATATCGAAGAAGAGCTTAAGCAGTTAAATGATATGGAAAAAGAATTTGAAGCAAATGATCAAGTCAAAGAAAAACAAAAAACGGCGCCTATAAAGCTTTCATATAAACAAAACCAAATTTTACAAAATCATCCAGCTCTCATTGAAGAGATCGAAAATCGCATAAAAGAATTAAATCACGCACTCTCTGTGCCTGAAATTTACCAAAAAGTAGGACTTCAAGTTTTATTTGAAGAACTTGAAGAGAAAAAAGGCGAGTTAAATTCGCTAGAAAACGAATATTTCGAAGTTCTAGAGCTTTCACAAAAATAA
- a CDS encoding SulP family inorganic anion transporter, translating into MNIRGDIAGGLTAGVIALPLCLAFGIASGLGAAAGLYGAILLSFFAAIFGGTKTQISGPTGPMTVVTASVVVALGGDMSLLIMVFVLAGFFQILLGVFKIGRFVRFIPYPVISGFMNGVGVIIILLQISPLLGGSNPNGTIEALMALPSIDINSQSLMLGALALIVIYLTPKKISAIVPSPLLALILFSLLSYFLNLDVKTIGLIPSSLPTFIIPQISYAHITIILTYALVLAALGSIDSLLTSLVADSLTKTKHSSNRELIGQGIGNMMAGFFGGLVGAGATMRTVTNIKLGGNSRLSGVTSSVFLALVLLSFSDLVSYVPIPVLSAILIKVGFDIFDYRLLKELKTAPKCDLSVMILVFLLTVFVDLIFAVGVGVLVASLVLVYQVNKAVKVDYQKDEDLTIVSIYGAFFFGSSSKIANALNHLASKKTIINIKEMPFVDLSGIYALEDEIDMQLKNGYDIYIVTNKDQNLYSLINLVGKDRIFDCLNDAIKTAKS; encoded by the coding sequence TTGAATATAAGAGGAGATATCGCCGGTGGGCTAACTGCTGGAGTCATAGCTTTACCGCTTTGCCTGGCCTTTGGTATAGCAAGCGGACTTGGGGCTGCTGCAGGACTTTATGGAGCTATTTTGTTAAGTTTTTTTGCGGCTATATTTGGAGGAACAAAGACGCAAATTTCAGGACCTACGGGGCCTATGACAGTAGTTACTGCTAGCGTTGTTGTAGCTCTTGGGGGCGATATGAGCTTGCTTATAATGGTTTTTGTTTTGGCTGGATTTTTTCAAATTTTGCTTGGAGTTTTTAAGATAGGTAGATTTGTTAGATTTATACCATATCCGGTGATATCTGGATTTATGAACGGAGTCGGCGTCATCATCATCTTGCTTCAAATTTCGCCTTTACTAGGCGGTTCAAATCCAAACGGAACTATAGAAGCGTTGATGGCTTTGCCTAGTATAGATATAAACTCACAAAGCTTGATGTTGGGTGCTTTGGCATTAATAGTCATCTATCTTACTCCTAAGAAAATAAGTGCGATCGTCCCATCACCGCTTTTAGCACTCATACTTTTTAGCTTATTGTCTTATTTTTTAAATTTAGATGTAAAAACCATAGGGCTCATTCCTTCATCTCTTCCGACATTCATCATACCACAGATCAGCTATGCTCACATAACTATCATACTTACTTACGCTTTAGTTTTAGCTGCTCTTGGAAGTATAGATTCGCTTCTTACTTCGCTTGTCGCAGACTCTCTTACAAAGACGAAGCATAGCTCAAACCGTGAGCTCATCGGTCAAGGTATAGGAAATATGATGGCTGGATTCTTTGGTGGTTTAGTCGGCGCAGGAGCTACGATGAGAACAGTTACAAACATCAAACTAGGCGGAAACTCAAGACTCTCAGGCGTAACTAGCTCAGTGTTTTTAGCTCTTGTTTTGCTATCTTTTTCGGATTTAGTATCTTATGTGCCCATACCTGTTTTATCAGCGATACTTATAAAAGTTGGATTTGATATATTTGATTATCGACTTTTAAAAGAGTTGAAAACTGCTCCAAAATGTGATCTGAGCGTTATGATCTTAGTGTTTTTACTAACTGTTTTTGTAGATCTTATATTTGCTGTGGGAGTTGGAGTTTTAGTGGCTTCGCTGGTGCTTGTATATCAAGTAAATAAAGCAGTAAAGGTGGATTATCAAAAAGACGAAGATCTGACTATAGTATCGATTTATGGTGCATTTTTCTTTGGGTCTAGCTCAAAAATAGCAAACGCGTTAAATCATTTGGCTTCAAAAAAAACTATCATAAATATAAAGGAGATGCCATTTGTTGATCTTAGCGGTATATACGCTCTTGAAGACGAGATAGATATGCAGCTAAAAAATGGTTATGATATCTATATAGTGACAAATAAAGATCAAAATTTATATTCGCTTATAAATTTAGTAGGTAAAGATAGGATATTTGACTGCTTAAATGATGCTATAAAAACCGCAAAAAGCTAA
- a CDS encoding response regulator transcription factor produces MNANIIIIDDEEDLCELLEYNLTRSGFNVTTFLDTKRVEQFLEEEDVDLLIVDRNLGGVEGAKFVENLRHKGYNEPVIFLTAKNSSKDKLEGFESGGDDYITKPFEISELIARINALLKRTKRQSEVYKFKNITLNLDTNEVMVNDKIKELTRLEFCLLLEFIKNKNTLLNRDTLINEVWHNDEANEKTVNIAVKRLRQKLGAAGDFIKSVRGEGYKLC; encoded by the coding sequence ATGAATGCAAATATAATCATCATAGACGACGAAGAAGATCTATGCGAACTTTTAGAGTACAATCTTACTAGATCTGGCTTTAATGTCACGACGTTTTTAGACACGAAACGAGTTGAGCAATTTTTAGAAGAAGAGGATGTGGATCTGCTCATAGTAGATAGAAACCTAGGCGGAGTCGAAGGAGCTAAATTTGTAGAAAACCTAAGACATAAAGGCTACAACGAACCAGTCATCTTTTTAACAGCAAAAAACTCGAGCAAAGACAAGCTAGAAGGCTTTGAAAGTGGAGGAGACGACTACATAACAAAACCTTTTGAAATAAGCGAGCTGATAGCTAGGATAAATGCTTTATTGAAACGTACAAAACGTCAAAGCGAAGTATATAAATTTAAAAATATAACACTAAATTTAGATACGAATGAAGTCATGGTAAATGATAAGATAAAAGAGCTTACGAGACTTGAGTTTTGCTTGCTTTTAGAGTTTATCAAAAACAAAAATACACTGTTAAATAGAGACACGCTCATAAATGAAGTTTGGCATAATGATGAAGCAAACGAAAAAACAGTAAATATCGCCGTCAAACGCTTAAGACAAAAGCTAGGAGCGGCAGGGGATTTTATCAAATCAGTACGCGGCGAAGGCTATAAACTTTGCTAA
- a CDS encoding M48 family metallopeptidase gives MLFFLIGIYIIYTIYKIYLSFLQINFVKQAAKKPAVVLEQVDYEKAANVAIINEKFSIISNLYSCVLLILWSVFGASFLQNLIVKDDTILQNTLLVVAFLLISSVLGLPFGIYETFVKDKKLGFSNITPKIFLLDTLKTFALTFVFGGLVVWAILLCFEWLGKAWWIWAFGLSFTIILMINLIYPTIIAPLFNKMSPLNNDELNSAINSLLNKCGFKSSGVFVIDASKRDKRLNAYFGGLGATKRVVLFDTLVQKLSKNEIIAVLGHELGHFKHKDLLKNIALMFVLLFIIFAIFGNIPSSIYNALGLNGDGGSFFIFLLLYSPVVSAFFEPIISAYSRSHEFGADEFGSNNSTKEDMISALKKLGNENKAFPLSHPFYSFVYHSHPSLYERITKLENN, from the coding sequence ATGCTATTTTTTTTAATCGGTATTTATATAATTTATACCATATATAAAATTTATCTAAGTTTTTTACAAATAAATTTCGTAAAACAAGCCGCCAAAAAACCGGCAGTAGTACTAGAACAAGTTGATTATGAAAAAGCCGCAAATGTAGCTATAATAAATGAGAAATTTAGCATAATATCAAATTTATATTCTTGTGTCTTGCTTATTTTATGGTCGGTTTTTGGTGCATCTTTTTTGCAAAATTTAATAGTAAAAGATGATACGATTTTGCAAAATACACTTTTAGTAGTAGCTTTTTTGCTCATCTCTTCAGTTCTTGGGCTTCCTTTTGGTATATATGAGACTTTTGTAAAAGATAAAAAACTTGGTTTTTCAAATATCACTCCAAAGATTTTTTTGCTTGATACATTAAAAACGTTTGCTTTAACTTTTGTGTTTGGTGGACTTGTAGTATGGGCGATACTTCTTTGTTTTGAGTGGCTTGGAAAGGCTTGGTGGATATGGGCTTTTGGGCTTAGTTTTACTATAATTTTAATGATAAATTTGATATATCCTACCATTATAGCTCCACTTTTTAACAAAATGTCGCCTTTAAACAATGATGAATTAAACAGTGCTATAAACTCGCTTCTTAATAAATGTGGTTTCAAAAGTAGCGGTGTTTTTGTGATAGATGCTAGTAAAAGAGATAAAAGACTAAATGCTTATTTTGGCGGACTTGGGGCTACAAAAAGAGTTGTACTTTTTGACACTCTTGTGCAAAAGCTTAGTAAAAATGAGATTATAGCTGTTCTTGGGCATGAGCTTGGACATTTTAAGCATAAAGATTTACTAAAAAATATAGCTTTGATGTTTGTTTTATTATTTATTATTTTTGCTATTTTTGGCAATATACCAAGTTCTATTTACAACGCGCTTGGACTAAATGGTGATGGCGGAAGCTTTTTTATATTTTTGTTGCTTTACTCTCCGGTAGTTTCTGCATTTTTCGAGCCGATAATTTCGGCATATTCAAGATCCCATGAGTTTGGCGCTGATGAGTTTGGCTCAAACAACTCAACCAAAGAAGATATGATCTCAGCACTTAAAAAACTCGGCAATGAAAATAAAGCTTTTCCGTTATCTCATCCGTTTTATAGCTTTGTTTATCACTCACATCCTAGTCTTTATGAAAGGATAACTAAGCTTGAAAATAACTGA
- the prmC gene encoding peptide chain release factor N(5)-glutamine methyltransferase — MKITDALKHAKNRLDSANLANKLLCYHLKTSKEWIFLNSEAQLEDEQGFFDIVYRYENGEPFEYITGVCEFLDSEFYVGDGVLIPRFETEILVQKSLEIAKKFDNPKICEIGVGSGIISISLALRLKKAKFVASDISDLALFWAKKNISKFDVDIELHHTSLLDGINGDFDILVSNPPYIKRDYKLDKWVLSEPREALFGGKNGDEILKDIINLAKNRAKFLLCEIGYDQKQSLSLELEKAGFSYVFYKDLAGFDRGFVAKNLNKS; from the coding sequence TTGAAAATAACTGACGCGCTAAAACATGCAAAAAATAGACTTGATAGCGCAAATCTTGCAAATAAATTGCTTTGTTATCATCTAAAAACTAGCAAAGAATGGATATTTTTAAACTCAGAGGCTCAGCTAGAAGACGAGCAAGGTTTTTTTGATATTGTTTACAGATATGAAAACGGTGAGCCTTTTGAGTATATAACTGGTGTTTGTGAGTTTTTAGATAGTGAGTTTTACGTAGGAGATGGTGTTTTAATACCCAGATTTGAGACTGAAATTTTAGTACAAAAATCGCTTGAGATCGCTAAAAAATTTGATAATCCTAAGATCTGCGAGATAGGCGTTGGAAGCGGTATCATAAGTATAAGTTTGGCTCTAAGACTAAAAAAAGCTAAATTTGTAGCTAGTGACATCAGTGATTTAGCGCTTTTTTGGGCTAAGAAAAATATATCTAAATTTGACGTGGATATTGAGCTTCATCACACTTCTTTACTTGATGGGATAAATGGTGATTTTGATATTTTAGTATCAAATCCTCCATATATAAAGCGAGACTATAAACTAGATAAGTGGGTTTTGAGTGAGCCAAGAGAGGCTTTGTTTGGCGGAAAAAACGGTGATGAAATACTAAAAGACATCATAAATCTTGCAAAGAATAGAGCTAAATTTTTACTTTGTGAGATAGGCTATGATCAAAAACAAAGTTTATCTTTAGAGCTAGAAAAAGCTGGGTTTAGCTATGTGTTTTATAAAGATCTTGCCGGATTTGATCGTGGTTTTGTAGCAAAAAATTTAAATAAAAGTTAG
- a CDS encoding MFS transporter: MSKRGFNKDELKILSLSSLGGMLEFYDFIIFVFFASYISHLFFPSTLDSFWALLNTYGTFAAGYFARPLGGIIMAHFGDKNGRKNMFMLSILLMVIPTFALGLMPTYETIGYAAPIFLVLIRLLQGIAIGGELPGAWVFVSEHATKPKLYFSVGVLTSAVVAGILLGSVVTMIVKNIWSDEQIQNGMWRLPFIIGGIFGIISIYLRTYLSETPIFKKMQAINDIDKMPIKTVVKYNKVDNIMSMLVSWVLTGCIVVMILLMPNFMPAAFKEAGIEVGRITTIYMQMACIVFMCVGCFVYGKISDKIGVSKATIGFSAVFIVAVFAYFKILYTGGSFEAVLVAYLIAGFFGSIGPCGAPFFMVALYPNKIRFSGISFSYNIAYAIAGGVTPPFAVAMVHKFDPMYLGYYLVGLGFLSIVCAVWFMNFRKDVNKG, translated from the coding sequence ATGAGCAAACGGGGCTTTAATAAGGATGAACTTAAGATTTTAAGCCTATCGTCTTTAGGCGGAATGCTTGAATTCTACGATTTTATTATTTTTGTATTTTTTGCTTCTTATATATCTCATCTATTTTTTCCCTCTACTCTTGACTCTTTTTGGGCACTTTTAAATACTTATGGAACATTTGCCGCAGGATATTTTGCTAGACCTCTTGGTGGTATTATTATGGCGCATTTTGGTGATAAAAACGGTCGCAAAAATATGTTTATGCTCTCAATACTTCTTATGGTCATACCGACGTTTGCTCTTGGTCTTATGCCGACTTATGAGACTATAGGATACGCCGCCCCTATATTTTTAGTGCTTATACGTCTTTTACAAGGTATTGCTATAGGTGGTGAGCTTCCTGGAGCTTGGGTCTTTGTGAGTGAGCACGCTACAAAGCCTAAATTATATTTTAGTGTCGGCGTTTTGACTTCAGCTGTTGTAGCAGGCATACTTTTAGGTAGCGTAGTTACTATGATAGTTAAAAATATCTGGAGCGACGAGCAGATACAAAACGGTATGTGGCGCTTACCTTTTATAATAGGTGGTATCTTTGGTATCATATCTATATATCTAAGGACTTATTTAAGCGAAACTCCTATCTTTAAAAAGATGCAAGCTATTAATGATATAGATAAAATGCCTATCAAAACAGTCGTAAAATACAATAAAGTAGACAATATAATGTCGATGCTAGTTAGCTGGGTGCTAACTGGCTGTATAGTCGTGATGATACTTCTGATGCCAAATTTTATGCCAGCAGCATTTAAAGAAGCAGGTATTGAAGTAGGTAGGATAACTACTATCTATATGCAAATGGCTTGTATAGTTTTTATGTGTGTTGGATGCTTTGTTTATGGAAAAATATCAGACAAAATAGGGGTTTCTAAAGCGACTATAGGTTTTTCTGCTGTATTTATCGTGGCTGTTTTTGCTTATTTTAAGATTTTATATACCGGTGGTAGCTTTGAAGCAGTGCTTGTAGCTTATTTGATAGCTGGATTCTTCGGTAGTATAGGACCTTGTGGCGCTCCGTTTTTTATGGTTGCTTTGTATCCAAACAAGATAAGATTTAGCGGAATTTCTTTTTCGTATAATATAGCTTATGCTATCGCAGGCGGTGTTACTCCACCATTTGCAGTAGCTATGGTGCATAAATTTGATCCTATGTATCTTGGGTATTATCTAGTTGGGTTGGGGTTTTTATCTATAGTTTGTGCCGTATGGTTCATGAATTTTAGAAAAGATGTGAATAAAGGCTAA
- a CDS encoding sensor histidine kinase: MLRLSLLYIVFIAIFFFCFWLVLGNEFIEKIYLIVIVSLFLSMSFLYISYELSIYRIKKIKELLIKKDKKLKKQSAKLRLRNLQLENLLSGMSHEFKNPLAVIQMSAQTILEDKNMSEEFKLKFINKIISNSNKLNNIINRLRIGFGGDITPNLTTFDAKVLCKEVVANLDQKYKNKIISISGEKILKADYDMIYQVVLNLCENALKYSNQNVQILLNENGVFITDNGEGIDENELRLIQKKFYKSKEYDWNNSLGLGLYIVKFILKLHGFEFVIRSTKGVGSTFGFKDKPAPGFRLKYQENTNEVEFKKGQI; this comes from the coding sequence TTGCTAAGGTTATCACTACTTTATATAGTTTTTATAGCTATATTTTTCTTTTGTTTTTGGCTAGTTTTAGGCAATGAATTTATAGAAAAAATATACCTTATCGTTATCGTTAGTCTATTTTTATCTATGAGTTTTTTATATATATCTTATGAACTTTCCATATATAGGATTAAAAAGATCAAAGAATTACTCATAAAAAAAGATAAAAAGCTCAAAAAACAATCCGCCAAACTAAGACTTAGAAATTTACAACTAGAAAATTTGCTAAGTGGTATGAGCCATGAGTTTAAAAATCCACTTGCAGTCATACAAATGTCGGCTCAAACGATACTTGAAGATAAAAATATGAGCGAAGAGTTTAAGCTCAAATTTATAAACAAAATCATCTCAAACTCAAATAAACTAAACAATATCATAAATCGTCTCAGGATAGGCTTTGGCGGAGATATCACACCAAATTTGACTACATTTGACGCAAAAGTTTTATGCAAAGAAGTTGTCGCTAACCTAGATCAAAAATACAAAAACAAGATCATAAGTATAAGCGGAGAAAAAATACTAAAAGCCGACTACGATATGATATATCAAGTAGTTCTAAATTTATGTGAAAATGCTCTAAAATACTCAAACCAAAACGTACAAATTCTCCTAAATGAAAACGGAGTTTTTATCACGGATAATGGGGAAGGTATAGACGAAAACGAGCTAAGACTCATACAAAAAAAGTTTTATAAATCAAAAGAATACGACTGGAATAACTCTTTAGGACTTGGGCTTTATATAGTTAAGTTTATCCTTAAACTGCACGGTTTTGAGTTTGTCATCAGATCTACTAAAGGTGTAGGCTCTACATTTGGCTTTAAGGACAAACCTGCTCCCGGGTTTAGGCTAAAATATCAAGAAAACACAAACGAAGTAGAATTTAAAAAAGGTCAAATTTGA
- a CDS encoding sodium-dependent transporter → MSDRQTWSSQLTYILAVAGATVGFGATWRFPYLVGQNGGGAYVLTFCIAMIVIGIPMILVENAIGRRLHINSVDAFGSTANGKKINKAWKIVGWMGLCGAFGIMAYYMVIGGWVLNYIYNILFGNLNLSSVVTAQTTATFYDKNIINAPFAISIATIVFVIINFVILVRGAVAGIERAAKFLMPILFLLMIGMVLRNLTLDGALEGIKFYLTPDFSKINAKLFIDVLGQVFFALSLGFGVMITLSSFVRKDENLVKTSIITGLLNTLIAVVAGFMIFPSLFTFGVAPDSGPSLVFKSLPIVFSHMYFGSFFAIAFFSLLMIAALTTSLPIYEVLITVLEEKFNIKRINAIVLVLGGIFLLGNLPSLMSTNVLSNVSIFGKNIFDAYDAISATIFFVLTSLLCAIFVGWVLKDEAKKEILYGSQKSVKIVNIWFFYIRYIIPFLILVVFISSFYDNFIK, encoded by the coding sequence TTGAGCGATAGACAAACTTGGAGTTCTCAACTCACATATATTTTGGCCGTAGCTGGTGCAACGGTAGGCTTTGGAGCAACTTGGAGATTTCCGTATCTTGTCGGACAAAACGGCGGCGGTGCTTATGTTTTGACATTTTGTATAGCTATGATAGTGATCGGTATACCTATGATACTAGTTGAAAATGCTATAGGAAGACGTCTTCATATAAACTCAGTAGATGCTTTTGGAAGCACTGCAAACGGTAAAAAGATAAATAAAGCTTGGAAAATAGTAGGTTGGATGGGACTTTGTGGAGCTTTTGGGATTATGGCGTATTATATGGTCATAGGTGGCTGGGTGCTTAACTATATCTATAATATCTTATTTGGAAATTTGAATTTATCTAGTGTGGTTACTGCACAAACCACTGCTACTTTCTATGATAAAAATATCATAAATGCACCTTTTGCTATAAGCATAGCTACTATAGTTTTTGTTATTATAAATTTCGTGATTTTGGTACGTGGTGCAGTTGCTGGTATAGAAAGAGCGGCTAAATTCTTAATGCCGATTTTGTTTTTGCTAATGATAGGTATGGTACTTAGAAACTTAACTCTTGATGGTGCTTTAGAAGGTATCAAATTCTATCTTACTCCTGATTTTAGCAAGATAAATGCCAAACTTTTTATAGATGTTTTAGGACAAGTGTTTTTTGCCTTATCTCTTGGTTTTGGAGTTATGATAACACTTTCGAGCTTTGTTAGAAAAGATGAAAATTTAGTAAAAACTTCTATCATAACAGGGCTTTTAAATACACTTATAGCCGTTGTTGCTGGCTTTATGATATTTCCATCTTTATTTACTTTTGGCGTTGCGCCAGATAGCGGACCAAGCCTAGTTTTTAAAAGCCTTCCTATTGTGTTTTCTCATATGTATTTTGGCTCATTTTTTGCTATAGCATTTTTTAGCTTACTTATGATAGCTGCTCTTACGACTTCACTTCCTATTTATGAGGTTTTGATAACTGTTTTAGAGGAAAAATTTAATATAAAACGTATAAATGCGATAGTTTTAGTACTCGGTGGTATATTTTTACTTGGAAATTTACCTTCTCTTATGTCTACAAATGTACTTAGCAACGTAAGCATTTTTGGTAAAAATATTTTTGATGCTTATGACGCTATAAGCGCTACGATATTTTTTGTACTCACATCTTTGCTCTGCGCAATTTTCGTTGGTTGGGTACTCAAGGACGAAGCCAAAAAAGAGATACTTTATGGTAGCCAAAAGTCAGTTAAAATAGTAAATATTTGGTTTTTTTACATAAGATATATAATACCATTTTTGATCTTAGTCGTTTTTATAAGTAGTTTTTACGATAATTTTATAAAATAA